From Streptomyces kaniharaensis, one genomic window encodes:
- a CDS encoding radical SAM protein — MWPDETRPPRERDITLLWALRSPCSFGCPHCYFGELDLDKAGPPKEVGMLSHIPVRDLDHAALEAFARSLADSPVERVVLAGGEPLDWLPTLSVIKTIKDAGCEVVIATNGVPLTRPGIARRLVELGVDGVSVSLDSADAAVNDRLRPSRSGRVGHREVLAGIRTLLEGRGDGAGPRVGIYTVVIRERPQEITDVARLAAEVGVDYYVPQPISLPPDHKLFAERCHTAADVPAVEEQLLRLQQDPGGLTLPGTAYIRQFLASIATQDSGRIEHCFGGAQLFFVQPDGSVWDCPSDRRIAATPPAARRTIVGTEARTLFADRPVCTDCSHFSRDCVNMGPLVLGMPRLLGREGT; from the coding sequence GTGTGGCCTGACGAGACCCGTCCGCCGCGGGAGCGGGACATCACCCTGCTGTGGGCTCTGCGCTCCCCGTGCAGCTTCGGCTGTCCGCACTGCTACTTCGGCGAGCTGGACCTGGACAAGGCGGGCCCGCCCAAGGAGGTGGGGATGCTCTCCCACATCCCCGTGCGCGACCTCGACCACGCCGCGCTGGAGGCGTTCGCGCGCAGCCTGGCCGACTCGCCGGTCGAGCGGGTCGTCCTCGCGGGCGGCGAGCCGCTGGACTGGCTGCCCACCCTCAGCGTGATCAAGACGATCAAGGACGCCGGGTGCGAGGTCGTCATCGCCACCAACGGCGTGCCCCTCACCCGGCCGGGCATCGCCCGCAGGCTCGTCGAACTCGGCGTCGACGGCGTCTCGGTGTCCCTCGACAGCGCGGACGCGGCCGTCAACGACCGACTGCGGCCCTCCCGCTCTGGCCGCGTCGGCCACCGCGAGGTCCTGGCCGGCATCCGCACCCTCCTGGAGGGGCGGGGCGACGGAGCGGGCCCCCGCGTCGGCATCTACACCGTCGTCATCCGCGAGCGCCCCCAGGAGATCACCGACGTCGCCCGCCTCGCCGCCGAGGTCGGCGTCGACTACTACGTCCCGCAGCCCATCTCCCTGCCACCCGACCACAAGCTCTTCGCCGAGCGCTGCCACACCGCCGCCGACGTGCCCGCAGTCGAAGAGCAGCTGCTGCGCCTCCAGCAGGACCCCGGCGGCCTCACCCTGCCCGGGACCGCCTACATCCGGCAGTTCCTCGCCTCGATCGCCACCCAGGACAGCGGCCGCATCGAGCACTGTTTCGGCGGGGCGCAGCTGTTCTTCGTCCAGCCCGACGGCTCGGTGTGGGACTGCCCCTCCGACCGGCGGATCGCCGCGACGCCCCCCGCGGCACGGCGCACGATCGTCGGAACCGAGGCGCGAACCCTGTTCGCCGACCGTCCGGTGTGCACGGACTGCTCCCACTTCTCGCGGGACTGCGTCAACATGGGGCCGCTCGTGCTCGGCATGCCCCGCCTCCTGGGCCGGGAGGGGACGTGA
- a CDS encoding phosphoribosyltransferase has product MATPPTAPAHDAAPPTPRYLTWADIGSAVQVLAERVTTGGPPQAVVGIMRGGMVPAVWLAHRLKIRDVRSIEVVRTTGDIINADKNPLPDVHNPASLGDLRGLDVLLVDDIAGSGVTLAHTADMLRDLGTARLRTAVLAVNRANWEQDAHPADAIDHIAALYDTWIVFPWEGTA; this is encoded by the coding sequence ATGGCCACGCCACCGACGGCGCCCGCGCACGACGCCGCCCCGCCCACCCCCCGCTACCTGACCTGGGCCGACATCGGCTCCGCCGTACAGGTCCTCGCCGAGCGGGTGACCACCGGCGGGCCGCCGCAGGCCGTGGTGGGCATCATGCGCGGAGGCATGGTCCCGGCCGTGTGGCTCGCCCACCGCCTCAAAATCCGCGACGTGCGCAGCATCGAGGTCGTCCGCACCACCGGCGACATCATCAACGCGGACAAGAACCCGCTGCCGGACGTCCACAACCCCGCCTCGCTCGGCGACCTGCGAGGCCTGGACGTGCTCCTCGTCGACGACATCGCCGGCTCCGGCGTGACCCTCGCCCACACCGCGGACATGCTCCGCGACCTCGGCACCGCCCGCCTGCGTACCGCGGTCCTCGCCGTGAACCGGGCCAACTGGGAGCAGGACGCCCATCCCGCGGACGCCATCGACCACATCGCCGCCCTCTACGACACCTGGATCGTCTTCCCCTGGGAGGGGACAGCATGA
- a CDS encoding nucleoside/nucleotide kinase family protein produces the protein MTNAVLPRPRLGSGGADRPLWVSVEGVNGVGKTTSVRAVAAAFGPRCLRLDELTDQRADSLPGQVIAALAATGDVCLRTGHPVAETLALLALKFRESERLAAGLQDGVEVVLEDRGVDSVAVCQAAILHAESPATPALAIAERILATVRRWRTMPDATVLLVGDTDVCTARFAARIGRVVPPDAQAVIEHTGRLYRQLAAAEPDRYTLIDVSGHGPEESAKAVEDAVRAAEARREAARVA, from the coding sequence ATGACCAACGCCGTCCTCCCCCGGCCCCGCCTCGGCTCCGGCGGGGCGGACCGGCCGCTGTGGGTGAGCGTCGAGGGCGTCAACGGGGTCGGGAAGACCACCTCCGTCCGCGCGGTGGCCGCCGCGTTCGGCCCGCGGTGCCTGCGTCTGGACGAGCTGACCGACCAGCGGGCCGACTCCCTCCCCGGACAGGTCATCGCCGCCCTCGCCGCGACCGGCGACGTCTGCCTGCGCACCGGGCACCCGGTGGCGGAGACGCTGGCGCTGCTCGCGCTGAAGTTCCGCGAGTCCGAGCGCCTGGCCGCCGGCCTGCAGGACGGAGTGGAGGTCGTCCTGGAGGACCGTGGCGTGGACAGCGTGGCCGTGTGCCAGGCGGCGATCCTGCACGCCGAGTCCCCGGCCACGCCCGCCCTGGCGATCGCCGAGCGGATCCTGGCCACCGTCCGTCGGTGGCGGACCATGCCCGACGCCACCGTGCTGCTGGTCGGCGACACCGACGTGTGCACGGCCCGCTTCGCCGCCCGCATCGGCCGCGTCGTCCCGCCCGACGCCCAGGCCGTGATCGAGCACACCGGCCGGCTCTACCGGCAGCTCGCCGCCGCCGAACCGGACCGGTACACGCTGATCGACGTGTCCGGCCATGGCCCCGAGGAGAGCGCGAAGGCCGTCGAGGACGCCGTCCGCGCCGCCGAGGCCCGTCGGGAGGCCGCCCGTGTGGCCTGA
- a CDS encoding class I SAM-dependent methyltransferase gives MTTELTDQHRTRPGTPMIGAYSTNQMDDFYSALALGEAKPSGLMNLMQHLIAAERCPQGANVLDVCCGRGLALPLLHRYAPKIARYVGLDISPDNLAEARTRLEALRGHYGSPFPVDFIQCDVSEPWPDLPQFDVAIYTAALEHLPYELGVKSLAATGAALAPGGVLYLSTPQAFGPPPRPLQYRVHVYEWSREEVVRAVEDAGLVVDDVMGLLPPAPDEVAAELEERYGSGAVDWYRHLAARVPKALLDTVSSVTVPDRATELLFVCRRPA, from the coding sequence ATGACCACCGAACTGACCGACCAGCACCGCACCCGGCCCGGCACCCCGATGATCGGCGCGTACAGCACCAACCAGATGGACGACTTCTACAGCGCGCTCGCCCTGGGCGAGGCGAAGCCGTCGGGGCTGATGAACCTGATGCAGCACCTCATCGCCGCCGAGCGATGCCCGCAGGGCGCCAACGTCCTGGACGTGTGCTGCGGACGCGGCCTGGCCCTGCCGCTGCTGCACCGCTACGCCCCGAAGATCGCCCGCTATGTCGGCCTCGACATCAGCCCGGACAACCTCGCCGAGGCCCGCACCCGGCTGGAGGCCCTGCGCGGGCACTACGGCAGCCCGTTCCCCGTCGACTTCATCCAGTGCGACGTGTCCGAGCCGTGGCCGGACCTGCCGCAGTTCGACGTCGCGATCTACACCGCCGCGCTGGAGCACCTGCCCTACGAACTCGGCGTCAAGAGCCTGGCCGCCACCGGCGCCGCGCTCGCCCCCGGCGGCGTGCTGTACCTGTCCACGCCGCAGGCGTTCGGGCCGCCGCCGCGACCGCTGCAGTACCGGGTGCACGTCTACGAGTGGTCGCGCGAGGAGGTCGTGCGCGCCGTCGAGGATGCCGGCCTGGTCGTCGACGACGTGATGGGGCTGCTGCCGCCTGCCCCGGACGAGGTCGCCGCCGAGCTCGAAGAGCGCTACGGCAGCGGCGCGGTGGACTGGTACCGCCACCTGGCCGCCCGGGTGCCGAAGGCGCTGCTGGACACGGTGTCGTCCGTGACCGTGCCCGACCGGGCGACCGAGCTGCTGTTCGTGTGCCGGAGGCCGGCATGA